Part of the Musa acuminata AAA Group cultivar baxijiao chromosome BXJ2-7, Cavendish_Baxijiao_AAA, whole genome shotgun sequence genome is shown below.
ATCTATCGTCATCCGAAGACGTTGTTTGTCTATCCGATATCGttcgagaaaaaaaattattcatatttatttataaagaatattctcaaaatattaaaagttctttaaaacaagatgataaataataaaaaggggtTGTCGATAGAATTCACTAATATTTATTGTTCTCAATtagttttatgaaattatttgaaGTTAATATTTGGCTTATTATCACCCCATCCCCTccctaataaaaaaaaatgaaaaaacaacgtttaaattatatatatatatatatatatatacatacatatatatacatacatatatatacatacatatatatacatatatatacatatatatatatatatatatatatatatatatatatatatatatatatatatatatatatatatgttaggatcaagagcattaagagggggggtgaattaatgcaatagaaaactttcgacgattaaaactgcgttcgtatgttgaaatccgattccgacgtaaaagtcgtttcatgtagataataactttgaaagcttacggaaacgtatttgaagtaaactaaggaagatagtttgcagttaagatagaaatcagaatgtaagcgcaaactgaaatatgatgttcgtatgataaaactgatttccgtcttaacgccgattcaggaaatacttaactatgaaacacgttcgtaaatgagcagaaggtagtaagctattgaaggggtttgcagtaaggtaatagcaagaaatataatgcaaactagagaagatgggagtttatagtggttcggtcaatcgtgacctacatccactcctccgattcctcttccgtcgaggccaccggcatccactaatgatcttcctttactaggcaaaaatcaacctccttcttacacccctcttctccttttaccgggtttaggagacaacccttacaagcactcactctcctctctaaacagaattctaacacttagaatttagaggagaaaaattctagagattacagcaatgttttctctcttttaatctctctatacttgtgaattaaccaaggatgagaggggtatttataggccccaaaccagtttgaatttggagctcaaaactctcatctcccagaattccggggtctagcggttgcaccgcctggcagagctcggagactaagcctttgggcggtgccatcgcctaacaggggcggttgcaccgcttggcagagctcggagaccgagctcaggtggttccaccgcctgtcaggggcagttacaccgtccagtctcactcggagactgagcccaggcgatgccaccgcttgactggggcggttacaccgcccagctttcctgggagaccatctcctgggcgatgccaccatcgaccctagggtgccaccgcctagcaggaattatggtttgaatgggttgatccattcggcccaattatggtttgagacatttactgcaacttgctccggtgcatcaatcgcttcttccggcgaacttccgttgatcatccgataaaccctcggtgatgctcctgcagacttccggcaaactcctggacttgcgacgatccacttggcgagttccgatgagcttcttttggcaagctcctggacttctcggatttgttcccatagaaccttcgacgaccgtccggacttccgtcaaactctcgaactcccaacgtgatcatagtcttgactccgaagcaactcctgctgtatgtcttacatccatcgtagttaatcctgtacatataaaacaaaacttcgatcgagacaattaatcataagcaattaacaaagttgttcggcatgtcattggtccctcgacgctttgtccgattcttcggcgcatcatcttctcctgcggcctattgcccaatcgaccagttgactctgcaactccgatatccttagcgcaatactcgctcttcttggcccgatgcccgatgcccgagtccacggcccgaagccttctgtcgatacgttgaccgatccatcggcttgacgtccaatcttctaatatgttcctccggcacaacatgatttttcctactttaattatctcatcctgatcgaagcatcctgcgtcactcaaaacgcaaattaaatcataaacatatatcaagtggtttcatcatcaaaatacgagattcaacaatctcccctttttttacgatgacaaccacttgacgacggaattaaccttaactcccggagtttaaacaaactccccctatcaatatgccatattgatagaaccttgaatgaattcaagtcattgcaatattcatcatgaacttatacataacatcatacttaaatacgagattcaataatatatatatatatatatatatatatatatatatattcactttaGGTATTTTTGTTGTTTGGTTAAACAAAAAGATAAATACAAAATTAGGTATAAACAACAGCAAGAACAATAAATTATAATCCTCTAATTGGGATTTTTTTTGGGTGTCATCGAGTCCTATAAAAAACTTATATTCTCGAcagttaaattaagaatatttatatttatatttataattcataGTATACATATTCTTAGCAGATGTATATACATTTTAAATACTGTATTTAATTATTCTTCTATcaaaatgaaatataatttttataaatgaAAACATTTTTGTTCCTATCATTCTTATAATCCAATATATATCACTAGTCAATTAtaattgaataataataataataaatatgtgataaatagattttaagaaaatattaataaGGTATTATAAATAAGATTTGATTTTGAGACttttaatcataaataaaaaatctttTGTATTACTTTTGACAAAGAATAAGCGATAAAGATGAGATTTTATCCTAAGATCATATTATCAATATTATTACAGTAAAAGTTTTTATAagttaaattaatttatattttttaaaaaattatagaatGATATTATAAATTCTTTGAGATATCAACTAAATCATCATAAAGTCAGGTTCGATTCTTTGAAAtatcaaatatatttataatttatattatttatcaaatattttttgaaatatctGTTGAAATATagagttaattttttttaatatgacttTTCTTTTTAGTAACCATAAAATATTTGGAGATCATTTATTTATGATTTAGTTACAATTAAATAAGGCCAACCCTTAAATAACCAGACTCGAAATTTATATACGTATtaggaattaaaaggaaaaaagaaaggctacagaaaaagacCGGCGGACGCCGTCTTCCCTTCTCACCtgctggctggctggctggcgTGGATTCGTATATCGAAATGAAAGCAACACATGGAAGAAGAAACTTGTGTCCATCCCTCCTTTTCCTCGTTTCTTCGTCTGCTCTTCTTATTTCCATCTTCCTTTTACCTGTTCCAATCATCATCATCGACAGtgttagatagatagatagggaGAGAACCCTAATTCTTCTTCGTAGATCGATTTGTGGAATCTCCCCCCCCTTCCTCCTCCTATGATGCGATCTCGCCTCCTTTCATGAAGCAGCGGCAGCTACTTCGATCGGTCCCTCCTCCTCGCAGCATTGCTTCTGCTGGTCCCCTCTCCCGTCTCCATGGCGCCGCTCAGGATCGCGACCGACCTGCGCGACGAGGAGTGCGGCATCTCCGCCCCGGAGGACTCGCCCACGGCCAAGAAGCCGCTTAGGGCTGACTCCTCCAGGATTCCCCTGACGAGGTGGGAGGCGGCCGCGGCGGCCACCGTGTTCGTCATCTTCTCCGTCGGCCTGTTTTGCATCTTCCTCACCATGCCCGAGGCCGACTATGATAAGATCCTCAGGCTCCCGCGGAACCTCTCCGATCTTCGCATCCTCAAGTGAGCTCCTCTTGCCGAAACAGTTGAATGCTTGTTCTCCTTGTGTTTTTCCCTTAGACAGCAGATTCTAaatttctctctctatatatacgcATATCATGATTCATTGCACGCATCCAGAAAGGTATTTCATTGATATAAGTATGAAACTTGAAGCAATCTGTTCCAAGTGTGAAGCTTTTGATCCACGTGATGCCGATTGATAGGCCGCTGCAAATGTTTACAACTTTGGGGAATTTTAGAATATGGGTTAATTGTACTGCAATCTGGTTATTCTTGGTTTGAGATACTGCTTTTTTCCTTGCAGATAGTAAACGCCATAATATGTACTTGgtgcttcatatttgaaatacttGCGCTGCAAGTGGAGAATACTGTATGTGCTGACAGAGTTAGACAAAGCAGTTACTTTCTCttattttcttctccttttcctttcCCTTATTCCTTCTCAATCATCCACTCTGTTGAATCATATCGCACGAGTCAAGAGTGCTGGATGCACATCTGCCGGTTGGACAATTGTTAAACTATTAAAATATAGATTGCAATTGTTAGCACGAGATGATTACTTGAGAAGTGGAAATTTTTGGTTCATGTTGGCTTCTTATCGACAACCACTTGCTTGTAACATGAGCGTCCTTCATAATTATTGAATAATTACTTTCATCTAGATGACGTCTTATCCTTCCACTACAAAGTCTTAGGTATGCATTTATATCCAATTCATTTGTTCAAAATTATGTTAACAAATGTTTATTGGAGAGTGCTCCTAATTTGCATATTCTAATGTGGGTGATGGTGGGCCCCTTACAAGCATGTGAGGATGAAATATCTGACTATGTCTTTCCATGACCTTTGATTTTAAACTGAAACTAAATCAATCCTGAGCCTAATATAGGTATTTCGCATTATGCAAGTGTTATTGTAGATTTTTAAATTAGAGATTTAGCAAGTAATTACTCTCTCTATTTTAAACAAATGCATAGAGCTTGTTTTGATATGACACTTAACTCTTCTCTTTTCTGAAAGGGCATTTAAATTGTGTTGATCTAAAGTTTGCGCCATAAAGGTTTGGTTCAGTAACATGGTTGGGCCATTTATCTTATTATAAAAAAGCTCTTTTGTTGGTTTGCTGGAGCCATTTTAAAATTAGTTATCAAATTTTAAAACATTCAATTTTTTAAGAAGCATATTCGTTAAATGAAGAATCATGATAGGTTTGCTTTATTGGGTTGATTTATGTTTGCACATTCATCTTTTACAGACTGGAAGGACTAGATGTTTTCTTCTGTTATGCCCGGTGTTTTTTCTTCTCGGAAGCACCTCATTATGTCCTTGAATTTACTTCCTCTTTCTCCGAGGGTAGTTCTGTTATATGACTAATTCTGTTTGGTAAACTTATGGTGCATTGCACAAAAAACTGCCGATCTGTTTCAAATGATCCTTTCATTTCACGTCTCTTCCTGAACTACTTTGTTGGTATCTATTAGTGCCAACATTCTATTCAAGTTATGAAGAAATGCTTCTCTTTCGATTTCACTTATAATTTTCTTTGGATGTGTTTCTTTATATTCACTAATAAAACATGACCATAAAACAATGTGGTAATGCCACAAAATATTATCATATGCACATAAGAATTAGATATAGTACCAAAGCTTAGATGAAACATTTAGGAAGGGAAATATCATCCGTTCTGAGAGTCTGAGATAAATATGAGGTGGTATATGTCAGCAAAGCATGTTTGTGTTAGCATGATCAGATTCTATTTATGGCTCTTAATGTATGACAAACTATTACTTGGCAACATCTCTGGTCTTTATAGTATCTTCTTATGCCATAACCTTGGCTTACTGATAAAAATATCAAAGAGCTTTCCAGTTTgaagtttctttcttttctttttatttgtagaATCTCCTTGCACTTGGGTTTGGTTGATATCCAATTATAACCTATCTATAATGTCATATAGAAGTTATGCTTGTGATATTATCtattgaaaaaaacaaaaaattcagGTCCTTGACATCTTGTTCTTGATTAATTTTGCATTTGTGCTCGCTGTTATTCTGTTTTGCAGAGATAACCTGGCCGTATATGCCAGAGATTACCATGCCAAATTTATATTAGGATATTGTTCGATCTACATCTTTATGCAGACATTCATGATACCTGGTACCATATTCCTGTCATTACTGGCTGGAGCTCTTTTTGGGGTTGTGAAAGGTGTTATTCTGGTTGTTGTCTCTGCAACTTCCGGTGCTTCATCCTGCTATTTTCTTTCGAAGTTGATTGGCAGGCCTTTGGTTAGCTGGATGTGGCCTGAAAAGCTGAGGTTTTTCCAAGCAGAGGTATCGGCAACTTATCTTAATATAACATAtatt
Proteins encoded:
- the LOC135617063 gene encoding uncharacterized membrane protein At4g09580-like: MAPLRIATDLRDEECGISAPEDSPTAKKPLRADSSRIPLTRWEAAAAATVFVIFSVGLFCIFLTMPEADYDKILRLPRNLSDLRILKDNLAVYARDYHAKFILGYCSIYIFMQTFMIPGTIFLSLLAGALFGVVKGVILVVVSATSGASSCYFLSKLIGRPLVSWMWPEKLRFFQAEIAKRKEKLLNYMLFLRITPSLPNTFINLASPIVDIPFRIFFLATLVGLVPASYITVRAGLALGDLKSVRDLYDMKTLVVLFLIGFISIFPTILKRKRTYE